One Blastocatellia bacterium genomic window, CACGGCTCATACTTTCTGGGCTGGACTTCGACGGATGAGACGTTCTGGAAGGAAAATTACCAGATATGGATGCGCGCCGTGCGCGAGTTCGCCGAGCGCGGCGGCCTGGTCGGCGCCGGCGAAGACGCCGGCTTCATCTATCAGATGTACGGCTTCGGCTTGATCCGCGAGCTTGAGCTGCATCAGGAGGCGGGCTTTCATCCGCTGAAAGTGATTCAGCACGCGACCGGCAACAACGCGAAGATTCTCGGCGAAGAAGAGCGCCTGGGCCGCGTGCGCGCTGGCTTTCTGGCGGACTTGATCGTCGTCAATGGCAACCCGCTTGAAAACCTCAAGGTGCTTTATGCGACGGGCGGCGACGAAGTCCGCGATGGCCGAACGGTGCATACGGGCGGCGTCGAATGGACGATCAAAGACGGCATTCCCTTTCACGGGCCGACGCTGATGAGAGAGATCAAAGAGATGGTCACGAAAGCCCGCGGCGAGCGCGCCAGCAAATCGGCGCGGCAGTAATGAAAGCGGTTTTCTTAGGTGTAGCGCAAGGCAATCGAGAATTGCTCCAGGCTACTGGCTGGCGCTTTCGAGTTGAAAGAGCCGCTTGAAATTCGCCGTGGTTATGCGGCCAATCTCTTCGCCCGACAGCCCGCGCAGCGCACCGATGGCGCGGGCGGTTTCGACGACATAAGCCGGCTCGTTGCGCCGACCGCGAAAAGGGACGGGCGCGAGAAAGGGCGCGTCGGTTTCGATGAGGATTTTATCGAGCGGCAGGCTGCGCGCCGTCTGCCGCAAGTCTTCGGACTTCTTGAACGTGACGACGCCGGAAAACGAAATCAGAAAGCCCATCTCGACCGCCGCTTCGGCAAACCTCTGTGTGCCGGTGAAGCAGTGGATGATGCCCGGCAGACCCGCGCCCACCCATTCTTCCCGCAGAATCTCTAAAGTATCATCTTCGGCTTCGCGTGTGTGAATCACCGCCGGCAAGCGGCGTGAGCGGGCCATCTGCAACTGCCGGCTGAAGGCGTGGCGCTGCGCCTCGCGCGGCGAATTGTCGTAATGATAATCGAGGCCGATCTCGCCCCAGGCGATGACCTTCGGGTGCGTGGCCAGCTCGGCAAGCCGCGCATAGAGCGCTTCGTCGAGCAGGCGCGCTTCGTGCGGGTGGACGCCGACCGTGGTGTAGATGAAGTCGTATTGTTCAGCAATCCGAAACGCCGCCGCGTGCGAGTCTTTCGCCACATCGCCATTGCCGACGGCGACGATGATCTCGATTCCCGCCTCGACGGCGCGGGCAATCATGGCGCTGCGGTCGCCATCGAAGTCTTCGCTCTCGACGTGCGCGTGTGAGTCTATAAACATAATCCGTCTCTCGCGAAGCAATGATAACATAGGCGGGCGGCGGCATCTTGCGCGGCGATCACGGACGGCCGCTTGACTCTATACTGCGGTACAGGGTGCAGAATCAATGAAGGCGTGAAGGGAGGGCGGATGCGAATCGGCGAAGTCGCGACGCGCGCCGGAGTCAGCGTGCAGGCAGTGCGCCTGTACGAGCGGCGCGGCATCCTGAAGCGTGTCGCGCGCCAGCGGTCGGGATACCGCGATTACACGCCCGACACGGTGGCGCTCGTGCGCTTCGTCAAACAGGCGCAGCAGCACGGCTTCACGCTCAACGAAATCAAATCGCTGATTGATCTGCGCGGCACACAGGGCTCCGGCACCGGGCAAGCGCGCCGGCTGGCGGAAGCCAAGGTGGCGGCGC contains:
- a CDS encoding TatD family hydrolase yields the protein MFIDSHAHVESEDFDGDRSAMIARAVEAGIEIIVAVGNGDVAKDSHAAAFRIAEQYDFIYTTVGVHPHEARLLDEALYARLAELATHPKVIAWGEIGLDYHYDNSPREAQRHAFSRQLQMARSRRLPAVIHTREAEDDTLEILREEWVGAGLPGIIHCFTGTQRFAEAAVEMGFLISFSGVVTFKKSEDLRQTARSLPLDKILIETDAPFLAPVPFRGRRNEPAYVVETARAIGALRGLSGEEIGRITTANFKRLFQLESASQ
- a CDS encoding MerR family transcriptional regulator is translated as MRIGEVATRAGVSVQAVRLYERRGILKRVARQRSGYRDYTPDTVALVRFVKQAQQHGFTLNEIKSLIDLRGTQGSGTGQARRLAEAKVAALDAQINRLKAQRDAIAHGLGCCQCSEMFPLCLLAQSGARDSRSE